A region of Halalkaliarchaeum desulfuricum DNA encodes the following proteins:
- a CDS encoding ATP-binding protein, whose protein sequence is MCEECGCHDGAGHAHGHPHGHDHDHDHDHDHADVETESAVDAPLRIAVTGKGGVGKTTLSAALSTRLASADDVVAVDADPDMNLAATIGCAEPPPVTEKRDLIEDRAGGDGLVRLSPDVEDVLESHSTRFGDGDRGRLLTIGAPEGANTGCMCAENSFVQSLVRSALDADCAVLDMEAGIEHLGRGTAGDVDAMIVVVGPSQSAVETAEGIRELATEMGVEDVYAVVNRVRGEEGETVREALALPVLETVPYDEDVAAAALSGRPPVEASDRLNVAAERILRGIERRIDGESSPSARPVEGDD, encoded by the coding sequence ATGTGTGAAGAGTGCGGCTGTCACGACGGCGCGGGACACGCGCACGGTCATCCCCACGGTCACGACCACGACCACGACCACGATCACGATCACGCCGATGTCGAAACCGAGTCGGCCGTCGACGCTCCGTTGCGGATCGCGGTGACCGGGAAGGGCGGCGTCGGGAAGACGACGCTGTCGGCGGCGCTTTCGACCCGGCTCGCGTCGGCAGACGACGTCGTCGCCGTCGACGCCGACCCCGACATGAACCTGGCGGCGACGATCGGCTGCGCGGAGCCGCCGCCGGTCACCGAAAAACGGGATCTCATCGAGGACCGGGCAGGCGGCGACGGGCTCGTGCGGCTCTCCCCCGACGTCGAGGACGTCCTCGAGAGCCACTCGACCCGATTCGGCGACGGGGACCGCGGTCGCCTGCTGACGATCGGCGCACCAGAGGGCGCGAACACGGGGTGTATGTGTGCCGAAAACAGCTTCGTCCAGTCGCTGGTCCGGTCGGCGCTCGACGCCGACTGCGCCGTGCTCGACATGGAGGCCGGCATCGAACACCTGGGTCGCGGGACCGCAGGCGACGTCGACGCGATGATCGTGGTCGTCGGCCCGTCGCAGTCGGCGGTGGAGACCGCAGAGGGGATTCGGGAACTGGCCACGGAGATGGGTGTCGAGGACGTGTACGCGGTCGTCAACCGGGTCCGCGGCGAGGAAGGCGAGACCGTCCGGGAGGCGCTGGCACTGCCAGTGCTGGAGACGGTACCATACGACGAGGACGTTGCCGCGGCGGCGCTTTCGGGAAGGCCACCCGTCGAAGCCAGCGATCGACTGAACGTCGCGGCCGAACGGATTCTCCGGGGGATCGAACGCCGGATCGACGGCGAGTCCTCCCCGTCGGCGCGTCCCGTCGAGGGCGACGACTGA
- a CDS encoding ABC1 kinase family protein: MVTLVTLRAYWRFVLIIRQFFPLIVAYARDRRRYLLFGASRDVAYETQVERAEILLSTLLTLGPTFIKLGQLLSTRPDILPPAYIDVISSLQDDVPPAPWVESRQVLEEELGPVAEAFDEFDTDPISGASLGQVYVATYEGQRVAVKIRRPGIEELVEADLRAIRWLLPVLKRFIGEGRAFSLENLADEFAKTIREEMDYERERSILREIRGNFADNDSLVIPESVESACTPRVLTMEYIPGTKITDVEELDAMGLDRTDVAVDLQRVYMQMIIEDGVFHADPHPGNLAVAEDGTIIFYDFGMSGRVDPFIQDKIVDFYVAVAQQDTDAILQTLIEMGTISPNVDREVMGEVMELAIADARGEDIEQYRVNQVLASVESTIYEFPLRLPRNLALILRVVTVLEGVCVTLDEDFDFISVATDYLSEKGYYEQTARELAERGARQLQSTAEAMVTIPPKLDRTLDRLERDSLSVNVAVEDDHDVFAKLAKRLTYTIFSAVGVLSASIIYAFGADWRIAAAVALLTVVPLLFLYRSFRTPKAIRARPQFTRQAIRERKQNEK; the protein is encoded by the coding sequence GTGGTCACGCTGGTCACTCTCCGCGCGTACTGGCGGTTCGTCCTGATCATCCGCCAGTTCTTCCCGCTGATCGTCGCCTACGCGAGGGACAGACGACGGTATCTCCTGTTCGGTGCGTCGAGGGACGTCGCCTACGAGACCCAGGTCGAGCGCGCGGAAATCCTCTTGTCGACGCTTCTCACGCTCGGGCCGACGTTTATCAAGCTCGGTCAGTTGCTGTCGACGCGTCCGGACATCCTCCCGCCGGCGTACATCGACGTCATCTCGAGCCTGCAGGACGACGTCCCCCCGGCGCCGTGGGTGGAGTCCAGACAGGTGCTCGAGGAGGAGCTCGGCCCCGTCGCGGAGGCGTTCGACGAGTTCGACACGGATCCGATAAGCGGCGCATCGCTGGGGCAGGTGTACGTCGCCACCTACGAGGGACAGCGGGTGGCGGTCAAGATCCGTCGACCGGGGATCGAAGAGCTGGTCGAGGCGGACCTCCGGGCGATCCGGTGGCTGTTGCCGGTGTTGAAGCGGTTCATCGGCGAGGGGCGGGCGTTCTCGCTGGAGAACCTCGCCGACGAGTTCGCGAAGACGATCCGTGAGGAGATGGACTACGAACGCGAGCGGTCGATCCTTCGAGAGATCCGCGGCAACTTCGCGGACAACGACAGCCTCGTGATCCCGGAGTCGGTCGAGTCCGCCTGCACCCCGCGAGTGCTCACGATGGAGTACATCCCCGGGACCAAGATCACCGATGTCGAGGAACTCGACGCGATGGGGCTCGACCGGACCGACGTCGCGGTCGACCTCCAGCGGGTGTACATGCAGATGATCATCGAGGACGGCGTCTTCCATGCCGACCCACATCCGGGGAACCTCGCAGTCGCCGAAGACGGGACGATCATCTTCTACGACTTCGGCATGTCGGGGCGGGTGGACCCGTTCATCCAGGACAAGATCGTCGACTTCTACGTCGCGGTCGCCCAGCAGGACACTGACGCGATCCTCCAGACGCTCATCGAGATGGGGACGATCTCGCCGAACGTCGACCGGGAGGTGATGGGGGAGGTGATGGAGCTCGCGATCGCGGACGCCCGCGGGGAGGACATCGAACAGTACCGGGTGAACCAGGTGCTCGCCAGCGTGGAGTCGACGATCTACGAGTTCCCCCTTCGTCTGCCGCGGAACCTGGCGCTCATCCTCCGGGTGGTCACGGTCCTGGAAGGGGTGTGTGTCACGCTCGATGAGGACTTCGATTTCATCTCCGTCGCGACCGACTACCTCTCGGAGAAGGGGTACTACGAGCAGACCGCCCGGGAACTGGCCGAACGGGGCGCCAGACAGCTCCAGTCGACCGCGGAGGCGATGGTCACGATCCCGCCGAAGCTCGACCGGACGCTCGACCGGCTCGAACGCGACAGCCTCTCGGTCAACGTCGCCGTCGAGGACGACCACGACGTGTTCGCGAAGCTCGCAAAGCGGCTCACGTACACGATCTTCTCGGCGGTCGGCGTGCTCTCGGCGTCGATCATCTACGCGTTCGGCGCCGACTGGCGGATCGCGGCGGCAGTCGCGCTGCTCACGGTGGTGCCGCTTTTGTTCCTCTACCGGTCGTTCCGCACGCCGAAGGCGATCCGGGCGCGCCCGCAGTTCACCCGACAGGCGATCCGGGAGCGGAAACAAAACGAGAAGTGA
- a CDS encoding Hsp20/alpha crystallin family protein, with protein MSALREALRELPEAIFADLLESEDAYLLVIDLPGATAETTEVIAEPNRVDVEARREKVSPEGFQYVRENRPLFLDAELPLPPDCVGDAAEAEMDGGVLEIRLPKRDAAGRREIPIDET; from the coding sequence ATGTCCGCGTTACGGGAAGCCCTTCGGGAGCTTCCGGAGGCGATCTTCGCCGATCTGCTCGAATCGGAGGACGCGTATCTGCTCGTCATCGATCTCCCCGGGGCGACCGCGGAGACGACGGAAGTGATCGCGGAACCGAACCGGGTCGACGTGGAGGCGCGCCGGGAGAAAGTCTCCCCCGAGGGGTTCCAGTACGTCCGCGAGAACCGGCCGCTGTTTCTCGACGCCGAACTCCCGTTGCCTCCGGACTGTGTCGGCGACGCGGCGGAGGCGGAGATGGACGGCGGCGTCCTCGAGATCCGGCTTCCCAAACGCGATGCGGCGGGACGCAGAGAGATCCCGATCGACGAAACGTAG
- a CDS encoding HAD family hydrolase yields MAIDSYDVWLFDLDGTVVDVEWSYTRELFDRVGDRIGREFTDREALVLWHGLGGDRNGQLREWGLEPTGFWETFHDEENPLERADATYLHPDAERLIREIHGPIGLVTHSQEFLASPVLDRLDIRDWFDVVVCCTDELGWKPDPAPVWYALESMGAADADRVVLAGDSSSDVGAAWNAGHDAVHVERHGHESRGRCVLADYMVQSFDEFPRVPLADADLSFLQTSEEPTSIDRTRTRASD; encoded by the coding sequence ATGGCAATCGACTCCTACGACGTGTGGCTGTTCGACCTCGACGGCACGGTCGTCGACGTGGAGTGGTCGTACACGCGGGAGCTGTTCGATCGTGTCGGCGACCGGATCGGCCGGGAGTTCACCGACCGGGAGGCGCTCGTCCTCTGGCACGGCCTCGGCGGGGATCGGAACGGGCAGCTGCGCGAGTGGGGACTGGAGCCGACGGGGTTCTGGGAAACCTTCCACGACGAGGAGAACCCACTCGAACGCGCCGACGCCACGTATCTCCATCCCGACGCCGAGCGCCTCATCCGAGAGATCCACGGCCCGATCGGGCTCGTAACTCACAGCCAGGAGTTTCTGGCGTCGCCGGTGCTCGACCGGCTCGACATCCGCGACTGGTTCGATGTCGTCGTCTGCTGTACGGACGAACTCGGCTGGAAACCCGACCCGGCACCGGTGTGGTACGCGCTGGAGTCGATGGGTGCCGCCGACGCCGATCGGGTGGTGCTCGCCGGCGACAGTTCGAGCGACGTCGGCGCCGCCTGGAACGCCGGCCACGACGCCGTCCACGTCGAACGCCACGGCCACGAGAGCCGGGGACGGTGTGTACTCGCCGATTACATGGTCCAGTCGTTCGACGAGTTCCCCCGGGTTCCGCTCGCCGACGCCGATCTGTCCTTCCTCCAAACGTCGGAGGAACCGACGTCGATCGATCGAACCCGAACGCGGGCGAGCGACTGA
- a CDS encoding Nif3-like dinuclear metal center hexameric protein yields MRLSEFAAKLDDRLDTEAYADLDASANGLQVGPSPDAGAAGSDPEVDHAAFAVDAAAETIEATADAGADVLVTHHGLVWGGLDRVTGSDYARLAPLFEEDVALYVSHLPLDGHQELGNAAGLADLLGVRDREPFGTLSGEWIGTRGEIPGGVGAQELVETLERDLDVGGGGVQLLDFGPAELSEVAIVTGSGVDWLDEAIDAGVDALVTGEGKAKVYHEAREAGITVVLAGHYATETFGVRSLQRLADEWGLETTYLDRPTGL; encoded by the coding sequence ATGCGACTCTCCGAGTTCGCCGCGAAACTCGACGACAGACTCGACACCGAGGCGTACGCCGACCTCGACGCGAGCGCGAACGGGCTCCAGGTGGGGCCCTCGCCCGACGCCGGGGCGGCCGGCTCGGACCCCGAGGTGGATCACGCCGCGTTCGCAGTCGACGCCGCAGCCGAGACGATCGAGGCGACCGCAGACGCCGGCGCGGACGTGCTCGTCACGCACCACGGGCTGGTCTGGGGCGGGCTCGATCGGGTCACCGGCAGCGACTACGCCCGATTGGCGCCGCTTTTCGAGGAGGACGTTGCCCTGTACGTCTCGCATCTCCCGCTGGACGGCCACCAGGAACTGGGCAACGCCGCCGGGCTCGCCGACCTGCTCGGCGTGCGGGATCGCGAGCCGTTCGGCACCCTGAGCGGGGAGTGGATCGGAACGCGCGGGGAGATACCGGGCGGCGTCGGAGCACAGGAACTGGTGGAGACGCTCGAACGCGACCTCGACGTCGGCGGTGGTGGGGTTCAACTCCTCGATTTCGGCCCCGCGGAGCTTTCGGAGGTGGCGATCGTCACCGGGTCGGGGGTCGACTGGCTCGATGAGGCGATCGACGCCGGCGTCGACGCCCTCGTCACCGGCGAGGGGAAGGCGAAGGTGTATCACGAGGCGCGCGAAGCCGGGATCACTGTCGTTCTTGCCGGTCACTACGCGACCGAGACGTTCGGCGTCAGGTCACTGCAACGGCTCGCCGACGAGTGGGGACTCGAAACGACGTACCTGGATCGACCGACTGGTCTCTGA
- a CDS encoding fluoride efflux transporter FluC, with translation MGRLLAVGPRRHALDVAVVAGGGYLGANGRYGISLLVPGTLEATLLVNVLGSFLLGALVYRRVVVGALSSRLRLLFGTGFLSSFTTYSTFVLDATSHPESAVPYVLASYALGFGAVLLARWILRRPATPGRGRNDGGDRE, from the coding sequence ATGGGACGGCTCCTCGCGGTCGGACCCCGGCGGCACGCTCTCGACGTGGCGGTCGTCGCCGGCGGCGGCTACCTCGGCGCGAACGGTCGATACGGGATCTCGCTTCTCGTCCCGGGAACGCTGGAGGCGACGCTTCTCGTGAACGTCCTCGGGAGCTTCCTGCTCGGCGCACTCGTGTACAGACGCGTGGTCGTCGGTGCGCTTTCCTCCAGGCTTCGGCTGCTGTTCGGTACCGGATTCCTCTCGTCGTTTACCACCTACAGCACGTTCGTACTCGACGCGACGTCACACCCCGAAAGCGCGGTTCCGTACGTGCTCGCGAGCTACGCGCTCGGATTCGGCGCGGTGCTTCTCGCCCGATGGATACTTCGTCGGCCCGCTACCCCGGGTCGTGGTCGGAACGACGGAGGTGATCGGGAGTGA
- a CDS encoding fluoride efflux transporter FluC has protein sequence MNSLLAVQLVGLGGALGSVLRYGAYAALPTDGYPFATLLVNVLGSFLLGVVTFGGAGDGAALFVGVGVCGAFTTYSSFSVDVVRLWERGRRSHAAAHAVGNLALSLLAVGAAWALVSV, from the coding sequence GTGAACTCGCTTCTGGCGGTGCAGTTGGTCGGCCTCGGTGGAGCGCTGGGTTCGGTGCTCCGGTACGGGGCGTACGCGGCGCTGCCGACGGACGGCTACCCGTTCGCGACGCTTCTGGTGAACGTCCTCGGGAGCTTCCTGCTCGGTGTCGTCACCTTCGGCGGTGCGGGTGACGGCGCCGCGCTGTTTGTCGGGGTGGGCGTCTGTGGCGCGTTCACGACGTATTCCTCGTTCAGCGTCGACGTCGTCCGCCTGTGGGAGCGCGGACGACGGAGCCACGCAGCCGCCCACGCCGTCGGAAACCTCGCACTATCGCTTCTCGCCGTCGGCGCCGCGTGGGCTCTCGTCTCGGTGTGA